The following are from one region of the Gloeomargarita lithophora Alchichica-D10 genome:
- a CDS encoding BamA/TamA family outer membrane protein has translation MRSWVLTAGLATVVATVAGAPGMAEVVPDVIIPPPPERTVGVSQHPDSAEVVKALTASPSQPSVLGRVAQATPPETAEPEPRVLVAEVFVEGADGQLLDAVYGAIRTRPGFTTTRSQLQRDIDAVFATGWFQNVQATPEDTALGVRIRFVVQANPTLKQVNLVGIKVLPQEFANEVFTPLYGEVLNFRSLQQGIQRVNEWYKQNNYPLGQVVGTPKVGEDGMVTLEVAEGVIADIKINYLNAKDEQVKGKTKPYIITREMLQRPGDVFNDKKAQADLQTLFGLGIFEDVKLNLEPAEDPKKAVIVLTIVEARTGSINFGAGFSTATGFFGTVGYTERNLWGRRQTLSANIQGGERDILFDVNFRDPWLAFDPGRTSLSVSVFNRLAFSFIFNGGEREVDLPNGDSPRINRLGTVIDFSRPFPGNWRGTAGISYQRVSILDGSNRVSPVDEFGNQLAASPSGIDDLLQVNVGVANDRRDNPADPTRGWLFRAGYSQALPVGSGSISQSRFRLGYSYYIPAQLLRFQRNKPDVFAFNIQAGTILGNMAPYEAFSLGGADSVRGWGEGEVGTGRSFFQATVEYRFPIFSIVRGALFVDYGTTLGSQAEVPGNPGGIREKPGQGLGYGVGVRIITPLLGHLRVDFGFNDIGGNQITFGVGERF, from the coding sequence ATGCGCTCCTGGGTTTTGACTGCGGGTTTGGCGACAGTGGTGGCAACGGTTGCTGGCGCACCGGGGATGGCCGAGGTGGTACCGGATGTGATAATTCCGCCACCCCCGGAACGGACGGTGGGGGTTTCCCAACACCCGGACTCGGCTGAAGTAGTAAAGGCATTGACCGCTTCTCCCTCCCAACCCTCGGTTTTGGGTCGAGTAGCCCAGGCGACCCCCCCGGAGACGGCGGAACCGGAACCCCGGGTGTTGGTGGCGGAGGTTTTTGTGGAAGGGGCGGACGGGCAGTTATTGGATGCGGTGTATGGGGCGATCCGCACCCGACCGGGGTTTACCACCACCCGGAGCCAGCTACAGCGGGATATTGATGCGGTGTTTGCCACCGGTTGGTTCCAGAATGTGCAGGCCACGCCGGAGGATACGGCCTTGGGGGTACGGATTCGGTTTGTGGTGCAGGCCAACCCCACGCTGAAGCAGGTGAATTTGGTGGGGATTAAAGTCCTGCCCCAGGAGTTTGCCAACGAGGTGTTTACGCCCCTGTACGGGGAGGTGTTGAACTTCCGCAGTTTGCAACAGGGGATTCAGCGGGTGAATGAATGGTACAAACAAAATAATTATCCCCTCGGGCAGGTGGTGGGTACGCCCAAGGTGGGGGAAGACGGGATGGTGACCCTGGAGGTGGCGGAGGGGGTGATCGCGGATATTAAAATCAATTACCTGAACGCCAAGGATGAGCAGGTCAAGGGCAAAACCAAGCCGTATATCATCACGCGGGAGATGCTCCAACGCCCGGGGGATGTGTTTAACGATAAAAAAGCCCAGGCGGATTTGCAAACCCTGTTTGGGCTGGGGATTTTTGAAGATGTAAAACTGAATCTGGAACCGGCGGAGGACCCGAAAAAGGCGGTGATTGTTTTAACCATCGTGGAAGCCCGCACGGGTTCAATTAATTTTGGGGCGGGGTTCAGTACGGCGACGGGCTTTTTTGGCACGGTGGGCTACACGGAGCGGAACCTGTGGGGTCGCCGCCAAACCCTGAGTGCCAATATCCAGGGGGGGGAACGGGATATTTTGTTTGATGTGAATTTCCGTGACCCTTGGCTGGCCTTTGACCCCGGCAGAACCTCCCTGTCCGTGAGTGTATTCAATCGGTTGGCATTTTCGTTTATCTTCAACGGCGGGGAGCGGGAGGTGGATTTGCCCAACGGCGATTCCCCCCGGATCAACCGTTTGGGAACGGTGATTGACTTTAGCCGTCCCTTCCCTGGCAATTGGCGGGGCACGGCGGGGATCAGCTACCAACGGGTGTCTATCCTGGATGGTAGCAACCGGGTATCGCCGGTGGATGAATTTGGCAATCAACTGGCCGCCAGCCCCTCCGGGATTGATGACCTGCTCCAGGTGAATGTGGGGGTAGCCAACGACCGGCGGGATAATCCGGCTGACCCAACCCGCGGCTGGCTTTTCCGGGCGGGGTATAGTCAGGCACTCCCCGTGGGTTCAGGAAGTATCTCCCAGAGCCGCTTCCGGCTGGGCTATAGCTATTACATCCCGGCGCAGTTGCTCCGCTTCCAACGCAATAAACCGGATGTGTTTGCGTTTAATATCCAAGCGGGGACGATTTTGGGCAATATGGCTCCCTACGAGGCGTTTAGTTTGGGCGGTGCCGACTCGGTGCGGGGTTGGGGCGAGGGGGAAGTGGGCACAGGACGCAGTTTCTTCCAAGCCACGGTGGAATACCGATTCCCGATCTTTAGCATTGTCCGGGGGGCATTGTTTGTAGATTACGGTACCACCCTGGGTAGCCAAGCGGAGGTGCCGGGGAATCCGGGCGGGATTCGGGAAAAACCGGGTCAGGGGCTGGGCTATGGGGTGGGGGTGCGGATCATTACCCCCCTGCTGGGGCATCTGCGGGTGGATTTCGGCTTTAATGATATTGGCGGCAACCAGATTACCTTCGGGGTGGGTGAACGGTTTTGA
- a CDS encoding protein kinase domain-containing protein: protein MDAHCTRPTCAQPENILATVDRNQLLNLTCASCGMPLVLLGRYLPQKLLAQGGFGRTYLARDLYTPAQRLCVVKQLRTAKFDSTDLETAQRLFHREAEVLEALGTHPQIPYLFASFDLSVPSANGEREEEYFYLVQEYIPGEDLDKVVRRQGRLNETEVTEILRSLLGILAFIHSHNVVHRDIKPANTMCHENGTLYLLDFGAVKQAVHLQNTEVDVTNIGSPIYSPPEQTYGLQVVPASDIYALGATCAVLLTGCPPHKLIDPGRHCWQWRSFTTVSDGLAQILDRMLLPALDERYPDAHAVLNDLEALSAPTAVDTALPNLEGDELLNRLREEGGLEIRDRRYLLRVYPRCFVGSDLVTWLMKHLGLGRQQAIQLGQTLVARNIVHHVTDDQPFRDGYFLYRFYQDDVVTLHEPQPVQQLMSYRGQMYQPVERVAQSVELSGATGMRFHYRGRTYETGMMNPSTQSERKAPPAPTSTESYTYRGKVYKKETP from the coding sequence ATGGATGCCCATTGCACCCGCCCTACCTGCGCCCAGCCGGAAAATATCTTAGCAACGGTTGACCGCAATCAACTGCTGAACCTCACCTGTGCCAGTTGTGGGATGCCCTTGGTGCTGTTGGGGCGATATTTACCGCAAAAATTGCTGGCGCAAGGGGGGTTTGGGCGCACCTATCTCGCCAGGGATTTATACACCCCCGCCCAACGGTTGTGTGTGGTGAAACAGTTACGCACGGCCAAGTTTGATAGCACCGACCTGGAAACTGCCCAACGGTTGTTTCATCGGGAAGCGGAGGTTTTGGAAGCCCTGGGAACGCACCCCCAAATTCCCTATCTTTTTGCCTCGTTTGACCTGAGCGTCCCATCGGCGAATGGGGAACGGGAAGAGGAGTATTTTTATCTGGTGCAGGAGTACATTCCCGGCGAGGATTTGGATAAGGTGGTACGGCGGCAGGGACGCTTAAATGAAACGGAAGTGACGGAAATTTTACGCTCATTGTTGGGGATTTTAGCTTTTATTCACAGCCACAATGTTGTCCATCGGGATATTAAACCCGCCAATACCATGTGCCACGAAAACGGCACGTTATATCTATTGGATTTTGGGGCGGTGAAACAGGCGGTGCATCTGCAAAATACGGAAGTGGATGTGACCAATATCGGTAGCCCGATTTATTCCCCCCCGGAGCAAACCTATGGGTTACAAGTTGTGCCCGCTTCGGACATTTACGCCCTGGGAGCCACCTGTGCGGTGCTGTTGACCGGTTGCCCCCCCCACAAACTGATTGACCCCGGTCGCCACTGTTGGCAATGGCGGTCTTTTACCACGGTCAGCGATGGGTTGGCGCAGATATTAGACCGGATGTTGCTCCCGGCCTTGGATGAACGGTATCCCGATGCCCATGCGGTGTTGAATGATTTGGAAGCCCTGAGTGCCCCCACTGCGGTGGATACGGCTTTACCGAACCTGGAGGGGGATGAATTGCTGAACCGGTTGCGGGAAGAGGGGGGGCTAGAAATTCGCGACCGGCGGTACTTGCTGCGGGTTTATCCCCGCTGTTTTGTGGGTTCCGACCTGGTGACCTGGTTGATGAAACACCTGGGTCTGGGGCGGCAACAGGCGATTCAACTGGGGCAAACCCTGGTGGCACGCAATATCGTTCACCACGTCACCGATGACCAACCCTTTCGGGATGGCTATTTTTTGTATCGCTTTTATCAGGATGATGTCGTTACATTGCACGAGCCACAACCCGTACAGCAGTTGATGAGTTATCGGGGGCAGATGTACCAACCGGTGGAGCGGGTCGCCCAGTCGGTAGAATTGTCGGGGGCAACCGGGATGCGGTTCCACTACCGGGGGCGCACCTACGAAACCGGGATGATGAATCCCAGTACCCAATCGGAGAGGAAAGCACCGCCAGCACCGACCAGTACCGAGTCCTACACCTATCGGGGCAAAGTTTATAAAAAAGAAACCCCATAA
- the purL gene encoding phosphoribosylformylglycinamidine synthase subunit PurL, with product MTPPDLARTGLTPQEYDWICEKLKRPPNRLELGMFGVMWSEHCCYKNSKPFLRQFPTQGAQVVVGPGENAGVIDLGGVYLAFKVESHNHPSAVEPFQGAATGVGGILRDIFTLGARPIALLNSLRFGDLELPRNRALLTGVVAGISHYGNCVGVPTVGGEVYFDPVYNGNPLVNVMALGILPTAQVMPSGAQGVGNPVVYVGATTGRDGMGGASFASAELADDTQAQRPAVQVGDPFLEKCLIEACLEAFATGAVVACQDMGAAGLTCATSEMGAKGGVGIRLDLDKIPVRETGMQPLEFMLSESQERMLMVVAQGREREILPIFHRWGLEAVVAGAVIAESEVQIIYKNHMVARIPALALTEDTPIYEREVLPEPPPAVQNHWAWSVESLPPATSAGILGHTWHEIVLTLLDQPNLGSKRWLYQQYDQQVQNNTAILPGVAAAAVVRVQGHLGVAATMDGNGRWVSLDPERGAMAMVAEAARNLSCVGAEPLAVTDNLNFGSPEKPEIYWQLALACRGLAHACRELGTPVTGGNVSLYNETQGQAIYPTPVVGMVGRVRDIRHRCTLEWQAGQCLYLLGIPWGQRSPTVGLGGSEYLAVIHNLVTGRPPAVDLAREQRVQTACRTGIHRGWVQAAQDVSDGGIFIALAEMAIASKCGVQITANIPLEIRWDEWLFGEGGSRIWVTVAPELQTAWEAYLQEHLPGEWGFWGITGGASLVVQVQGENPIDLPVTALQSAWAEGLSRRLEVQNAWVS from the coding sequence ATGACCCCCCCCGATTTGGCGCGCACCGGGTTGACCCCCCAGGAGTACGACTGGATTTGTGAAAAGTTAAAACGTCCCCCCAACCGCCTTGAATTGGGAATGTTTGGGGTAATGTGGTCAGAACATTGTTGTTACAAAAACTCCAAACCGTTTTTACGTCAATTCCCCACCCAAGGGGCGCAGGTGGTGGTCGGGCCGGGGGAAAACGCCGGGGTAATTGATTTGGGGGGCGTTTACTTAGCCTTCAAGGTAGAATCCCACAACCATCCCTCGGCGGTGGAACCGTTTCAGGGGGCGGCGACGGGCGTGGGGGGTATTTTGCGGGATATTTTTACCCTGGGTGCCCGACCGATTGCTTTGTTAAACTCCCTGCGCTTTGGCGACCTGGAACTTCCCCGCAACCGGGCATTACTCACCGGGGTCGTGGCGGGGATCAGCCATTACGGAAACTGCGTCGGGGTGCCCACCGTAGGCGGCGAGGTCTATTTCGACCCGGTGTACAATGGCAATCCCCTGGTGAATGTGATGGCCTTGGGCATTCTTCCCACAGCGCAGGTGATGCCCTCCGGTGCCCAGGGGGTCGGCAATCCGGTGGTCTATGTGGGGGCAACCACCGGGCGGGACGGCATGGGGGGAGCGAGTTTTGCCAGTGCGGAATTGGCCGATGATACCCAGGCTCAAAGACCGGCGGTGCAGGTGGGCGACCCGTTTTTGGAAAAATGCCTGATCGAAGCCTGTCTGGAAGCCTTTGCCACCGGCGCAGTGGTCGCCTGTCAGGACATGGGGGCGGCGGGCTTGACCTGTGCCACCTCGGAAATGGGCGCCAAGGGGGGGGTGGGGATTCGCCTGGACTTGGATAAAATCCCAGTGCGGGAAACCGGGATGCAACCGCTGGAATTTATGCTCTCCGAATCCCAGGAACGGATGCTGATGGTGGTGGCGCAGGGACGGGAAAGAGAAATTTTACCAATTTTTCACCGTTGGGGCTTGGAGGCTGTGGTCGCCGGGGCAGTGATCGCCGAGTCAGAAGTACAAATTATTTACAAAAATCACATGGTAGCCCGGATTCCCGCCCTCGCCTTGACCGAGGACACCCCGATTTACGAGCGGGAAGTCCTACCCGAACCACCCCCAGCGGTGCAAAACCATTGGGCATGGTCGGTTGAATCTTTACCCCCAGCTACTTCTGCGGGAATTTTAGGGCATACTTGGCATGAAATTGTATTAACATTGCTCGACCAACCCAACCTGGGGAGCAAACGCTGGCTTTATCAGCAGTACGACCAACAAGTACAAAATAATACGGCGATTTTACCTGGCGTGGCCGCTGCCGCCGTGGTACGGGTGCAGGGGCATTTGGGGGTAGCCGCCACGATGGATGGCAATGGCCGCTGGGTAAGCCTTGATCCAGAGCGGGGGGCGATGGCGATGGTGGCGGAAGCCGCCCGTAACCTGAGTTGTGTGGGAGCCGAACCCCTGGCGGTGACCGATAATTTGAACTTTGGCTCCCCGGAAAAACCGGAAATCTATTGGCAACTCGCCCTAGCCTGTCGGGGTTTAGCCCACGCCTGTCGGGAACTGGGCACACCCGTCACCGGGGGCAATGTGTCCCTGTACAACGAAACCCAGGGGCAGGCCATCTATCCCACGCCGGTGGTGGGCATGGTGGGGCGGGTGAGGGACATTCGCCACCGCTGTACCCTGGAATGGCAAGCAGGACAATGTTTGTACTTGCTGGGTATCCCTTGGGGGCAACGTTCGCCAACGGTGGGGCTGGGCGGTTCCGAGTATCTGGCTGTAATTCATAACTTGGTCACGGGTCGTCCCCCGGCGGTGGATTTAGCCCGGGAGCAACGGGTGCAAACCGCCTGTCGCACCGGCATTCACCGGGGTTGGGTGCAGGCGGCGCAGGATGTCAGCGATGGGGGAATTTTCATCGCCCTGGCGGAAATGGCAATCGCCAGTAAATGTGGTGTACAAATTACTGCTAATATACCACTAGAAATCCGTTGGGATGAATGGCTATTTGGCGAGGGGGGCAGTCGCATTTGGGTGACGGTTGCCCCCGAATTACAAACTGCATGGGAAGCCTATCTCCAGGAACATTTACCCGGCGAATGGGGCTTTTGGGGCATCACCGGCGGTGCATCTCTTGTCGTCCAGGTGCAGGGCGAGAACCCCATTGACTTACCCGTAACGGCTTTGCAGTCGGCCTGGGCTGAGGGTTTATCCCGCCGTTTGGAAGTCCAAAATGCCTGGGTCAGTTGA
- a CDS encoding Spy/CpxP family protein refolding chaperone — translation MKTAAKITPLVLGLSIFLSGCGLFSPKPVDPPASPSPMASPGESGGNPITLGTQGTERAGTDPLELFQNPQIKQEIGITDEQSTKIKAIGDQFRQDTRALVKGLNLGQMAPAERDKKLDEIKDEMEKEIGEARTAVEQVLTPEQLKRFKEITLQIYGFGILSYENFVQELQLTPEQQTQLKKLRDDTWSSMRVNLKVPEPGADSKQIIATNRKRMDQILQESNGKALAVLTPDQQKLVENLKGTKFDFVPPQPG, via the coding sequence ATGAAAACGGCGGCAAAAATCACACCACTGGTGTTGGGGCTAAGTATATTCCTGTCGGGTTGTGGTTTATTCAGCCCAAAACCAGTTGATCCCCCGGCCAGTCCCAGCCCGATGGCATCCCCAGGAGAAAGCGGCGGCAATCCCATCACCCTAGGCACCCAAGGCACCGAACGCGCGGGCACCGACCCCTTAGAATTATTCCAAAATCCCCAGATCAAGCAAGAAATCGGCATTACCGATGAACAATCCACCAAAATCAAAGCCATCGGCGACCAGTTTCGTCAGGATACACGGGCTTTAGTCAAGGGCTTAAATTTGGGGCAAATGGCACCCGCCGAACGGGATAAAAAACTCGATGAAATCAAGGACGAAATGGAGAAAGAAATTGGGGAAGCCCGCACCGCAGTGGAACAAGTCCTCACCCCAGAGCAGTTAAAGCGTTTCAAAGAAATTACCCTGCAAATTTACGGATTTGGCATCCTTTCCTACGAAAACTTTGTCCAGGAATTGCAACTCACCCCAGAGCAACAAACTCAACTAAAGAAATTGCGGGATGATACCTGGTCAAGTATGCGGGTTAATTTGAAAGTCCCGGAACCGGGAGCCGACAGCAAACAAATTATTGCCACCAACCGCAAACGAATGGACCAAATCCTCCAAGAAAGTAATGGTAAGGCCCTGGCGGTTTTAACCCCAGATCAACAAAAACTGGTGGAAAACTTGAAGGGGACAAAGTTTGATTTCGTCCCCCCCCAACCCGGTTGA
- the hydE gene encoding [FeFe] hydrogenase H-cluster radical SAM maturase HydE, whose protein sequence is MYALVAEPTERILGRPLPELIDAAGELQQELFAQARRIRQQHQMDQVRLRGVIEISNYCQKNCNYCAMRATNQNLDRYRLSAAEILEIAAEIHRLGIGTLFLQAGQDPECNAILETVIPEAKRHFGLQILLCLGEYDRATYHRWRALGADSYILKFETSEPERYRQIAYTPLTRRLQCIRWLQEAGFQVGTGNIVGLPGQTLDTLVRDILLTQEIQPNFASSSPFIPNENTPFSQLESGSVRRTLNMMAIFRILLPQALVPTVSALEKLETGGQLAGLNAGANVITINFTPPQCRSKYVIYSEGRFVVSLDHARTIINQAGMTVQPVAI, encoded by the coding sequence ATGTACGCCTTAGTTGCTGAACCTACCGAGCGGATTTTGGGTCGTCCTTTACCCGAATTAATTGATGCGGCGGGGGAATTACAGCAGGAACTTTTCGCCCAGGCGCGGCGGATACGGCAACAGCATCAGATGGATCAAGTGCGTTTGCGGGGTGTGATTGAAATTTCTAATTACTGTCAGAAAAACTGCAATTACTGCGCCATGCGAGCGACCAATCAAAACTTAGACCGCTATCGTTTATCGGCGGCGGAAATTTTAGAGATTGCGGCAGAGATTCATCGTTTGGGCATTGGCACCTTATTTTTGCAAGCGGGTCAAGACCCGGAATGTAATGCCATTTTAGAGACGGTGATCCCCGAAGCAAAACGGCACTTTGGTCTGCAAATTTTGCTCTGTTTGGGTGAATATGACCGGGCGACCTATCATCGGTGGCGGGCATTGGGGGCTGACTCCTATATTCTCAAATTTGAAACCTCAGAACCAGAGCGGTATCGGCAGATTGCTTATACCCCGCTCACCCGGCGGTTGCAGTGCATTCGCTGGCTCCAGGAAGCGGGTTTTCAGGTGGGAACGGGTAATATCGTCGGGCTACCCGGCCAAACCTTAGATACCCTGGTGCGGGATATATTACTCACCCAAGAAATTCAGCCCAATTTTGCCAGTTCTTCTCCCTTTATTCCCAATGAAAACACCCCATTTTCCCAACTAGAATCCGGCAGTGTCCGGCGCACATTGAATATGATGGCTATTTTTCGGATTCTTTTGCCCCAGGCGTTGGTTCCTACCGTCAGTGCTTTGGAAAAATTAGAAACCGGGGGGCAATTGGCGGGGTTAAATGCCGGAGCCAATGTGATTACCATTAACTTCACGCCGCCCCAATGTCGCAGTAAATATGTGATTTATTCCGAAGGGCGTTTTGTGGTGAGTTTAGACCATGCTAGAACTATCATTAATCAAGCGGGTATGACCGTGCAACCTGTGGCAATTTAG
- the purC gene encoding phosphoribosylaminoimidazolesuccinocarboxamide synthase — MATAITYEGKAKILTPTAEAGIFQVFFKDDATAFNAQKRGQIRGKGEINCTISSHLLQFLQNQGIPTHFRRQIAPNVMEVQALTMFALEVVVRNQAAGSLCRETGIPLGQELTPPLVEFYYKNDRLGDPLLTPDRLRLLNLATPEQVQTLVDLAQRVNGQLRCFFAECGILLIDFKLEFGWDDHGQVILADEISPDTCRLWLAQETDPVRRVVDKDRFRHDLGEVESAYQLVLERVLRQ; from the coding sequence ATGGCAACGGCAATTACCTACGAAGGCAAGGCCAAAATTCTCACCCCGACGGCAGAAGCGGGCATATTTCAAGTTTTTTTCAAAGACGATGCCACGGCCTTCAATGCCCAAAAACGGGGACAAATCCGGGGCAAAGGGGAAATCAATTGCACCATCAGTAGCCATTTGTTGCAATTTTTACAAAACCAGGGCATTCCCACCCATTTCCGCAGGCAAATCGCCCCCAATGTCATGGAAGTACAAGCCCTGACCATGTTTGCCCTAGAGGTGGTGGTACGCAACCAGGCCGCCGGGAGTTTGTGTCGGGAAACCGGGATACCCTTGGGGCAAGAACTCACCCCACCCCTGGTGGAATTTTATTACAAAAATGATCGGTTGGGTGACCCTTTGCTAACCCCAGACCGCCTACGGTTACTGAATTTAGCCACCCCAGAGCAAGTACAAACCCTAGTAGATTTAGCCCAACGGGTAAATGGGCAACTCCGCTGTTTTTTTGCCGAATGCGGTATTCTGCTGATAGACTTCAAACTGGAGTTTGGCTGGGATGACCACGGACAGGTCATTTTGGCGGATGAGATCAGCCCCGATACTTGTCGTCTGTGGTTGGCCCAGGAAACCGACCCGGTGCGGCGAGTGGTGGATAAGGATCGCTTCCGCCATGACCTGGGTGAGGTAGAATCGGCCTACCAGCTGGTCTTGGAACGGGTGCTTCGGCAATAG